ttagactatttgccagtgggattagtagttctacccctaaaataagattattagatattctgcacttggaAAATGATGATAGAGATgtattgttcctactttaagtgcaaaaatcttattccataggcaaataatcttatttacctgcacaaatcaagaaaaaaatgcactaatttcaagaaaaatttacttaattttagttccctttttgcagtgcacacgaAGCCACAAGCAAACTGCAGTGttctacaacaacaacaaaaaatgtaacataGTTGTGAAAGCAGCTGAAAGCTTTTCGCGTTAAACTTATTGACGTGTAAAACGGAGAACATGAAGGCCCGCTAATGtaagaaacaaaatgtgaaacaatcAGGTGTTTCCTACAATCCTCTGGGGCGTGGCTCGGAGCTCTCCTAGTGGTCCGGCAGCACTCGTATCCGGGTGCCTGCGCCACACCCCTCCGTCCACACATCTTCCTCCCTTTGATGCACAATCTTTATGCTTTTACGTCCCTGCGGCCTCCGTCCACCCGAACCGGCAAGCTGTTCCGCGCACATCCGTCCACCCCAAGCAAGCGCTCGGGATGTTCTTTTAGGTGTGCATTACCTCCTGAAGAATGAATGTGAGGTGGTGGGGAAATAAAAACGgagagcagataaaaaaaaggaaatgttttttagtcAGAAATTGTTTTACTGAGTCCTAGCTCGCTGGGCCATTGGTCAAAGGGCGGTCAGACCAAAATTGCAACGGCAGTACATCATGCCGCTGGAGTCCAACCAGCTGTCTGAGATGGGGTCGTAGCGCTGGACAGTGTTCAGGTAAGATGACCCGGAGTGGCCTCCTACTACATAGAGGTAGTTGTCCACCATGGCAGAACCAACACCTGCAAGACAAATTgcgctttttttttaacgagcAGAACTCACCagtttctgaaaaacaaaaaaaaaaccatcgcAGCAAATTCCAGCTCCGCCAATGAAACGGTTTGTAACTTACCGGTACGGGGTTCGCTCATTGGCCGGCAGGCCGTCCACTGGTTCTGGTGTGGGTCGAACCTCTCGATGCTGGACAGGTGAGACACTCCGTTGTGGCCGCCCACCACGAAGATGAAGCCGAGCATGACACCCACGCCAAAGTTGATCCTCTTATCTGCCATGGGGGCTACCATTTCCCAGGCGTCCTTGCTGGGGTCGTACCTCTCCACGCTGCAAACCGGATGAAACGTAATAAGAAAACGCCAAAATATGGTCTGAATCAATTTATGGTCCAACTCTCTCCAAAACGATTGGGATTTCTAGCTTTTACATAGCATTTATCTTAAAAAAGATGACATCTATGGCAGCCACCACAATAAACAGTGAAGCTATTAAGAATGAGAACATTTTTAGCATTTACCTTCGCTAAACCTTAAAGCAATAGTTTTTCTGAGTTGCAAAAAATCTTAGCCCAGTCTtgaataaattgtaaaaaaaaacaaaaaacaaaaggtcaaACTTCACATATGTAAAACCATATATTtagaaaatttaaaacaaaactactATTCCCTAGCTGTATTACCAGCCATTTACACAAATATGCATGTCACGTactattttgtttctttattgttctttattaatattttactcACTTATTTCCGAGCCCAGGAGATACCTTACTTCATTCAATCATTCATTCACTCActcacacatacatacagatatAGTGTAAGGTTTCTACTATGCTAATTGGTTCAAACTATACCTAGCATATTGAGACGATTGGCTCTACTGAATCAGACGGACCAAAGATCACTTCTAGGAGTTCCTCAAGGCTCCACTATTGTCCCCCTTTTTTCTCCCAAATACCAACATGCTACCTCTAGCTCAGATTGTAGAGTACTACATCATCTCTCGACATAAAAATGAGAACGACAACTTTATGTCCAGGGTTCATACACATTTTtatgagttttgtttttcctgtttttatgtttttatgaagTGGTTATGTTTGACTCTCACTTCTTCACCAATCTGTAACCTGGTTTTCTATAAAAGCGTTGTCATTTTAATCCCATTTACTCCATCTCATACCTATATACCATTTCATAACCATGCAATCAACAGTTGCATATCAATTAATTTGTGATACGTAGTGGTATCATACCTAGACTAGGTCCAGGTCAATTAaccatttcaacatttttttttaagacaaagcCATTTTGTACCCAAGCACCTAACCTTAGGAAAATTCTCcaaattttctattttaaactTCCATACTTATATTTCCACATTTTCCCAGTCAATCGTAACTATATTTTGGACATTTGAGTTGAAAACATTTATCTGGAGTTTAATAAGTGGTGAAACCACACAATGCTGAAGTTGGTTTCCAGTTTGGCAGTATGGCTAAAGGGTTATTTCACTGCTATTCTGGGCATCTAGAATAAATTTGATCAGGCCCTTTTCAAAGTCTATTTCACTCAGGCTTGTCAAATGTAGACTGGTTTACCCGACACTAaagaaatattctttaaaatgacagtTTGTGACCTGTTAtatcttaattttatttgtcaaatctaaaaaaaaaaaaaatttaaaacaatggtTTAATGCTTTCAACCAGATCTTCTTCAGGGAACTCAACTAAATAAGAAAGATGATCAAGTTAAAAACAGCGAAAATACCAAAACTACTACAAAATCTCCAATcccatttaatttttataccaATTTCTGACCATTTCTTATAACCTCATTTTCTTTGATTATAGTTCTGATCCCCATTTGCGACAGCAGATTTATAACATCGGACATTTTTGACCGTGTGATGGAGCGAACATAACTATGAACAACCGCCTGCTGAAGCTACAAATTACTCAAGTCACATAATCATAATCTTCTGACGGTGGACAAAGAGCAATTCAGAAAATCACTTTAAAAGTCCCTGGCCGTTAAAGAGCATCCTATGGCAGATAGCTCCTTCCTTTACCCCACAAAAGTTAGGAACAAAATAACCATTTACggtgattttatgctttctaTACGTTTGTTAACGTATGAATTTAAACAATTAAGCCTTGaatgttagtgatgaagcttgctCCAGTGAAAATAAAGAAGTCTTGCCAAGGATTGACTTAGCTTATTCCtattacaatgaaacaaaataaattattctagttgtagctgtcggaaaagttggacaaaactactttagatcagaaacacCCAAGGGTTTACTttttcttattatgaatagaaatgaTTAAGTACTATGAATTTAcgttttctgtatgtttgttaatgtatgaatagaaacaattaagcttcaGTGAATTAAGAAGTCCAGTTAAGGATTTACTTAGTTTATTCCTTTATTAATGTAACGTTTCTCTATCgctatgtaatatttccctctgtaatttttttctgttcatgtacagcactttgaatcgccTTGTTAccaaaagtgctttataaagcTTCAAAAGTTTGAACTGGCAAATCTTACAATGATGAATTCATGACATACTGTACAGTTCTAGCACGAATATACTTTTCCTCCAGTgtaaaaaataagataagtgaATTCTTATGCAGCTAATTCAGCAGTTTACCGAAACAAGCCATTTTATATAGTTAATGTCCGCCTGAGGAGGGAGAAGTTAACTTCTCATGAGGCAACTGCGAGTCTGACAAAAGTCCTGATAAACAGTAGAAGGTCTGGGACTGTTTTGCAGCATAGTGAAAAGGACATGCAAACCACGAGGGGATGAAGAAAATGTCCCCAAAGGTTCTCTGTCCAAACACATTCTCCTGCAGGGTTTTGGGTGTCAAGGAAACGAGCAACTGGGATTCGGCTCAAGGGCGATCAACAACACGCATGCAGACACCCTCTCGATAAGACATCTCCGACACGTCTGTAACAATCTTCGCTGCGCTTATTAACAAGCTAGCGAGAGTTTTCTCAGCAACACTTGATATCCTTCACATAATTGCTAGCTCTATTTATAATCAGGCGAGATCGAGTAGAGATCAAAGATCAGACCACGACCAGTTCGGCGGCTCCAGTCACAAGTCAACTGGAGACGACACAGACAGatatttaatcctaatttatttatttttgttctttttttgtttgtttttcttagttGACTAAAAGGGATCCTCTATAAAAATGTATGCTTATACCTCACAGGGTAAAACAATGAACGATATTAAGATTTTTAcctagtgcaaaaaaaaaataaaatagaaaaaaatagcaaacaataTCTCTCCAAATGCTGCAGGTTTGGGTTGACCcgtttttcaaaatgtgtttggaaataagttaaatataaaaaaaaaaaaacatgtttatgaaaaataaattcataataaaagataattcagtttaaagacatttaaaaaaatcagttctgAAAAATGAATAGTCAATTTAAACAGAaggtatgaaaataaaatttaagtTGGAAGACAGATAGTTAAATAGttctgttataaaaaaaacacacacacaatttaaataaataaaaatggtaatagctaaacagttaaaatgtcaaaaaggttgagaaaccaaaaaaagtttaaaattgagcaaaaatgttaaaaaaaaaaaaaaatctgcatattCATAGGGCCTGATAAGACATGGGCTACAACAAGTTATTCAGATTTGTGTGGCACTCCATGTAAAAACTTTCCAAAACTCCTTACCTGTTCATGTGTGCAGGGCCATACCCTCCGATAGCATAGATCATGCCATCCAGCACCGCCGTGGCGAAGCAGCTTCGGGACTTGGTCATGGGCGCCACCGGCTGCCACTCCTTCAGCTTGGGCACATATTTCTCCACAGACTGCAGGTAGTACTGGCCGTCGTAGCCTCCCAGGGCGTACAGCTCTCCCGCCTGGACCACCACGCCGAGCGTGCTGCGACACTCGGCCATGCGCTCCACCGAGGACCACGTGTTGCTCTCGGGGTCCCAGGCCTCCACCGTGCTCTCGTGCCTGCGGTAGCTGATGCCCTGCCTCATGTGCGTGGCGATGCCTCCCACCACGTACACTTTGTGGTCCAGGACAGCCACGCCGAACTCGTAGCGGGGGACGCTGAGAGGGGCCAGTCCGATCCACGAGTCTGTCTGAGGGAAATACATCTCCGtgctaaaagaagaaaagatgaaaatcaattaaaaaaaacttcacaaaTAAGACATTTGTAACAAAGACGCACCAATCATTCGCACTATCAACCAATTTTTCAACTTGATCGGCACTCTCCTGACGATTGGCATTTTTGGACAAATGCCTTTTGCACCATCATTTTTGCACATACAAACGGTTGAAATATTCTCCTGTACACTGTGAACGCACATTGTttctttctcctgcactgtttacattttaattgtttactttttaatcactgctgaactttatactgtaatttcgaagctgtatgcaacaaaatttggttctgtatgcactctgtacatacaaaatgacaaataaagttgtctaagtctacaCTATGAAAttgcacactgtctatttcccctgcattgttcacattgtttacatttcaattgttttcataaatcaccgctgcaccttatcctgtaatttactgtgatttttcaagctgtatgcaaatgaaatttcgtcctgtatgcactctgtgcatacaaaatgacaaataaagttgtctaagtctaagattgGCAGgtcacattttgaaaaatcttttttttttttcccccccaatcaTTAAATACTAAAAATTCCCTTTTGCTCATAAATGCATTGAGAAAGAGCATGTGCTTGAACACACTGCTTCGAGAAATCTAAGGACATCTCATCGCTGATTAAATGGGAATAATCTTGCAATCGACTAACTGCCTGTTGGATTCAAAACTACTACCTATATCAAAGAATCTCCAGcacatttttttatgacttttagTTCTGAGGGTTGGAAAATACTAATTTTAATAATACTTAATAAGTAAGTatttaataatactcacctgtacactgtaaaattgcacactgtctatttccgctgcattgtttacatttcaattgttttcataaatcactgctgcaccttatcctgtaatttactgtaagttactgcaatttactgtgatttttcaagctgtatgcaaaagAAATTTCGTTCTgcacgcactctgtgcatagaaaatgacaaataaagttgtctaagtccaaGTCTAAGATATGCAGgtcacattttgaaaaatctttttcttttccccccctaatcattaaatactaaaaattcccttttgctcataaatgcattaaaaaagaGCATGTGCTTGAACACACCGCTTTGAGAAATCTAAGGACATCTGATCGCTGATTAAATGGGAATAATCTTGCATTCGTCTCATTTCCTGTTGGATTCAAAACTTCTACCTCTATCAAAAAATGTCCAGCACATTTGTTTTATGACTTTTAGTTCTGAGGGTTGGAAAATACTAATTTTAATAATACTTAATAAGCaagtattatttaataatactcacctgtacactgtgaaattgcacactgtctatttcccctgcattgtttacatttcaattgtttacataaatcactgctgcaccttatcctgtaatttactgtaatcattaaaTACTAAAAATCCCCTTTTGCTCATAAATGCATTGAGAAAGATCATGTGCTTGAACACACCATTTTGAGAAATCTAAGGACATCTGATCGCTGATTAAATGGGAATAATCTTGCAATCATCTCATTTCCTGTTGGATTCAAAACTACTACCTATATCAAAGAATCtccagcacattttttttatgacttttagTTCTGAGGGTTGGAAAATACTAATTTTAATAATACTTAATAAGTAAGTatttaataatactcacctgtacactgtaaaattgcacactgtctatttcccctgcattgtttacattgtttacatttcaattgttttcataaatcactgctgcaccttatcctgtaatttactgtcatttactgcaatttactgtgatttttcaagctgtatgcaaacaaaatttcgttctgcacgcactctgtgcatacaaaatgacaaataaagttgtctaagtccaaGTCTAAGATTGGCAGgtcacattttgaaaaatctttttcttttcccccctaatcattaaatactaaaaattcccttttgctcataaatgcattaaaaaaagagcatgTGCTTGAACACACCGCTTCGAGAAATCTAAGGACATCTGATCGCTGATTAAATGGGAATAATCTTACATTCGTctcattttctgttggattcaaaactTCTACCTCTATCAAAAAATGTCCAGCACATTTGTTTTATGACTTTTAGTTCTGAGGGTTGGAAAATACTAATTTTAATAATACTTAATAAGTaagtattatttaataatactcacctgtacactgtgaaattgcacactgtctatttctcctgcattgtttacatttcaattgtttacataaatcactgctgcaccctatcctgtaatttactgtaatcattaaaTACTAAAAATCCCCTTTTGCTCATAAATGCATTGAGAAAGAGCACACCATTTTGAGAAATCTAAGACATCTGATCGCTGATTAAATGGGAATAATCTTGCATTCGTCTCATTTCCTGTTGGATTCAAAACTACTACCTCTATCAAAAAATGTCcagcacatttttttctgactttttagTTCTGAGGGTTGGAAAATACTAATTTTAATAATACTTAATAAGTaagtattatttaataatactcacctgtacactgtaaaattgcacactgtctatttcccctgcattgtttacatttcaattgttttcataaatcactgctgcaccttatcctgtaatttactgtaatttgctgcaatttactgtgatttttcaagctgtatgcaaacgaaatttcgttctgcaCGCACTCTGtgaatacaaaatgacaaataaagttgtctaagtctaaaaaaaCATTAGACTCTGTCAATACCGGACTCCTCCTGATCGGCGCGAAATGCTTGATTACCTTTCTAATGTGGCGAAGAGCCCAGCCTTGCCTCCAACTGCGAGCAGCACCTTGGGGGCACACCTGGGCCTCGCCGACAACACGGTCTGGTAAGAAAGTCTGTGCTCGGGCATGAAATGATACTTCAGCGCCTCGTTGAGCAGGTGTTTGCAGGCGTGGTCGTCCCGTATGAGGTGGTTGGCTTCGTAGAGGCGCGTGAGGAACTTGACGCTGAGGAGCGGGAGGCGGACGCAGTGCAGCAGCTGGGCGAGGTGCTGCTGTCTCTCCGTCACGTCGTATTTGATCCACGACTCCAAGGCGTAGAACACCGCCTCCTCCGTGTCCACCTTCAGACAGTCGTTGGACACGATCTCGTCCAGCTCCGCTCGCGTCAGTTCGAAAAACTCCTCCGTCTGGCAGACCTCTTCGAAGTTCTCACAGATGAACTTGGTGGCAGCCAGGCACAGGTCGTGGCAGCCGTATGTCTCTGCGAAGCGGGAGATCCCGATACAGTTCCCGGCGTCCAGCTGGCTCTCTAAGAAGGAGCAGCACTCCTTAAGCACGAGCTTAACCTGGAGTAAATTGGCCGCCGGCAGCAAGGATTCCACCGTTTCCTGGGATATAAACACCGTCCCCGTGTATGCGTACTCCACGATGGCctggaagaagaggaaaaaggcGTCGGGTGAGACAACACGGCCGTGGGTTAGTGCAGGGACTGTGTGCTGGGCGCTGGGCGTACCTGCAGGGCAGCCTCGTCGATGCACTGGAACTCCACCTCGGAGGTCTCCTTTTCCGAGAGGTTACCTGTAAACATGGCCTTGAAGTAAGGGC
This Fundulus heteroclitus isolate FHET01 chromosome 19, MU-UCD_Fhet_4.1, whole genome shotgun sequence DNA region includes the following protein-coding sequences:
- the LOC105917482 gene encoding kelch-like protein 28, yielding MDQQDQSYVFASLTRPHSEQLLQGLQLLRQDHELCDIVLRVGDAKIHAHKVVLASISPYFKAMFTGNLSEKETSEVEFQCIDEAALQAIVEYAYTGTVFISQETVESLLPAANLLQVKLVLKECCSFLESQLDAGNCIGISRFAETYGCHDLCLAATKFICENFEEVCQTEEFFELTRAELDEIVSNDCLKVDTEEAVFYALESWIKYDVTERQQHLAQLLHCVRLPLLSVKFLTRLYEANHLIRDDHACKHLLNEALKYHFMPEHRLSYQTVLSARPRCAPKVLLAVGGKAGLFATLESTEMYFPQTDSWIGLAPLSVPRYEFGVAVLDHKVYVVGGIATHMRQGISYRRHESTVEAWDPESNTWSSVERMAECRSTLGVVVQAGELYALGGYDGQYYLQSVEKYVPKLKEWQPVAPMTKSRSCFATAVLDGMIYAIGGYGPAHMNSVERYDPSKDAWEMVAPMADKRINFGVGVMLGFIFVVGGHNGVSHLSSIERFDPHQNQWTACRPMSEPRTGVGSAMVDNYLYVVGGHSGSSYLNTVQRYDPISDSWLDSSGMMYCRCNFGLTAL